From Pedobacter aquae:
CAGAGTTGTTTTATGATGATGAAGAAAAGCAATTTATCATTATCTGGGCTTCTACCATTCCTTACCGCTTTGAAAAAGGAATAGAAGAAGAGCAGAACAACCACCGTATGTATTACACTACTACTAAGGATTTTAAAACTTTTACGCCTACAAAATTATTTATAGACCCCGGTTTTAGTGTCATAGATGCTGTAATTGTAAAAAGGGCTCAACAGGATTATGTTTTGGTTTTGAAAGATAACACTCGGCCAAACCGGAACATGAAAGTAGCTTTTGCTAAGCATCCTTTAGGGCCATATAACCAAGTTTCTGCTGCTTTTACGCCTCATTTAACAGAAGGTCCATCCGTAGTAAAAGTAGCTAACAACTGGCTTATTTATTACGACTCTTACGGAGATAAAAAATATGCCGCAGTAAGTACCCAAGATTTCAAAAGCTTTAAAAATATCAATACAGAAATTAAACTGCCTGAAGGGCACAAACACGGGACTATTTTTAAAGCCAAAGCAAAATATCTGAAGGCAATCATCAATAAAGCCGAAAAAAATTAATATGAAAATCATTCAGACCTGTATAGCCATAGCATTAAGCACCTCTAGTTTGCTAGCCCAGCAAGACACGGTGAGATATATTGGAAAAACGCTTTCTAATGTAGATTACCACCATGGGCAGTTAAACTTGGCGATAGGTGTACATAATATACAAGTGATGCGAGCAAACAGAACGCATCCAGAATATAACGCTGGCCATAATTTTACTTACAATCACCAACCCATGTTGGCTTATTGGAACAATACTTTCTTTTTAGAGTATTTGAGTAACCCCGTGGGTGAGCATATCGCAGAAGGTAAAACCTTGCTGCAAACATCTAAAGATGGCTACCAATGGTCGGCACCAGCAGTAGTTTTTCCGCCTTACAAAGTGCCAGATGGCTTTACAAAACCCAATCATCCCGGTAAGGCTAAAGATTTATATGCCATTATGCACCAACGTATGGGTTTTTATGTAAGTGCCAGCAATAGGTTATTGGTTTTGGGTTATTATGGTGTGGCTTTAGATGCTAAAGACGACCCTAATGATGGTAATGGCATTGGCCGAGTAGTGCGTGAAATTTATAAAGATGGCACTTATGGCTCTATCTATTTCATCCGTTTTAATGCTTCTTTCAATACCAAATTGGCTCAATATCCTTTCTATACAAAAAGTAAAGACAAAGGCTTTGTAGCTGCTTGTAACGAGTTACTTTCTAAACCTTTACTAATGCAGCAATGGTCTGAAGAGGCTGATAGAAACGACCCTTTAGTGCCTTACAAAAGAGCTATTAAAGCTTTTAGCTATTATACTTTACCCGATGGCAGAATTGCTGGCTTTTGGAAACATGCTTTAACCAGCATTAGCACCACTGGAGGTAAAAGCTGGCAATATGATGCTGTAAGAGCACCAGGTTTTGTAAATAGTAATGCTAAAATATGGGGGCAAAAAACTTCCGATGGTAAATATGCTACGGTTTACAATCCTTCAGAATACCGTTGGCCTTTGGCTGTTTCTGTGAGTGATGATGGTTTAAATTATCGCAATTTATTATTGGTAAATGGCGAAATATCTCCTATGCGTTACGGAGGCAATTATAAATCTTACGGCCCGCAGTATGTAAGAGGTATTTTAGAAGGTAACGGCATCCCGGCTGATAAAAATATGTGGGTTGGCTACAGCATGAATAAAGAAGATATGTGGGTAGCAAAAATTCCTGTTCCGGTTAAAGATAAAGTAGAAACACCTGTAAATGATGTTTTTGCAGATTTAAAAACTGGCGAAGAATTAAAAGAATGGAATATTTATAGTCCGCTTTGGGCTTCCACAAAAATAGAGCAAGCTCCTAATGGTAAAAAAGCTTTGGCTTTACGCGATAAGGATTTGTACGATTACGCTAAAGTAGAAAGAGTCATCCCTTCGGCAGAGCAAGTTTCTATCGAGTTTTCTTTTACGCCGGCTCAGGCTGATAAAGGCTTGTTACACATAGAACTATTAGACCAAAAAGGTATTGCCGCAACCCGCATTATTGTTGATGCTGATGGAGAATTGAAATCTAAAGCAGGTTATCGCAACAGTGGGATTGCTAAAT
This genomic window contains:
- a CDS encoding glycoside hydrolase family 43 protein — protein: MFTSFHEPATDGLRLLYSKDAYHWEDLNQVFLKPEIGYQKVMRDPSIVQGPDGVYHLVWTSSWKGDKGFGYASSKDLMNWSAQQFIPVMQHEATTVNVWAPELFYDDEEKQFIIIWASTIPYRFEKGIEEEQNNHRMYYTTTKDFKTFTPTKLFIDPGFSVIDAVIVKRAQQDYVLVLKDNTRPNRNMKVAFAKHPLGPYNQVSAAFTPHLTEGPSVVKVANNWLIYYDSYGDKKYAAVSTQDFKSFKNINTEIKLPEGHKHGTIFKAKAKYLKAIINKAEKN
- a CDS encoding exo-alpha-sialidase yields the protein MKIIQTCIAIALSTSSLLAQQDTVRYIGKTLSNVDYHHGQLNLAIGVHNIQVMRANRTHPEYNAGHNFTYNHQPMLAYWNNTFFLEYLSNPVGEHIAEGKTLLQTSKDGYQWSAPAVVFPPYKVPDGFTKPNHPGKAKDLYAIMHQRMGFYVSASNRLLVLGYYGVALDAKDDPNDGNGIGRVVREIYKDGTYGSIYFIRFNASFNTKLAQYPFYTKSKDKGFVAACNELLSKPLLMQQWSEEADRNDPLVPYKRAIKAFSYYTLPDGRIAGFWKHALTSISTTGGKSWQYDAVRAPGFVNSNAKIWGQKTSDGKYATVYNPSEYRWPLAVSVSDDGLNYRNLLLVNGEISPMRYGGNYKSYGPQYVRGILEGNGIPADKNMWVGYSMNKEDMWVAKIPVPVKDKVETPVNDVFADLKTGEELKEWNIYSPLWASTKIEQAPNGKKALALRDKDLYDYAKVERVIPSAEQVSIEFSFTPAQADKGLLHIELLDQKGIAATRIIVDADGELKSKAGYRNSGIAKYEAGKTYTLRLEVNTKTRSYKLFLDGQEKGTKLFFAPVAEISRVAFRTGEVRRFPDADTPTDQDYDLKNPGEPVAEVVYFIHALKTSALSK